From Sporosarcina sp. 6E9, a single genomic window includes:
- a CDS encoding redoxin domain-containing protein encodes MSKRTVSMVLTTLIIGMLILIVNSNMETTGLIDTIVVGADSTTIEYESGLEKGNTPPDFELSTLSGDIIKLTNYKGKKVVLNFWASWCGPCKAEMPHMQNYYVKYKDSTNVEIIAVNMTTEERGRKSIEKFIDTYGLTFPIPLDNDGEVMDKYKIMTIPTTYMISTDGTIKQKIIGPMDEKTIKELVDNLD; translated from the coding sequence GTGAGTAAACGAACTGTAAGTATGGTTTTAACAACTTTAATTATCGGTATGTTGATTTTGATTGTTAACTCGAATATGGAAACAACAGGGCTAATCGACACAATTGTTGTTGGGGCGGATAGTACAACAATTGAGTATGAGTCTGGACTTGAAAAAGGAAATACACCGCCTGATTTTGAACTTTCTACGCTTTCAGGTGACATAATAAAGCTGACGAACTATAAAGGAAAAAAAGTTGTTCTAAATTTCTGGGCGTCGTGGTGTGGTCCGTGTAAGGCAGAAATGCCGCATATGCAAAATTACTATGTAAAATATAAGGATTCTACGAACGTAGAAATTATTGCGGTTAATATGACGACGGAAGAGCGAGGGCGCAAGAGTATCGAGAAGTTTATCGATACGTATGGGTTAACATTTCCGATTCCGCTTGATAATGATGGTGAAGTAATGGATAAGTATAAGATTATGACAATACCTACGACGTATATGATTAGCACGGATGGGACAATTAAGCAAAAGATTATTGGGCCGATGGACGAAAAAACGATAAAAGAACTTGTTGATAATCTCGATTAG
- a CDS encoding metal-sensitive transcriptional regulator encodes MQETPKTTVQPNKQQLLNRLKRIEGQVRGIHQMVENDRYCVDILHQISAIQSAMNKVSLALLEDHTHHCVANAIKGQDGESAIKELMAVMKTMTK; translated from the coding sequence ATGCAAGAAACACCGAAAACAACTGTCCAGCCAAATAAACAACAGCTTCTCAACCGTTTAAAGCGCATTGAAGGGCAAGTGAGAGGTATTCATCAGATGGTCGAAAATGACCGCTATTGTGTGGATATTTTACATCAAATCAGCGCCATTCAATCAGCGATGAATAAAGTTTCTTTGGCCTTGCTTGAAGATCATACACACCATTGTGTCGCAAATGCGATTAAAGGGCAAGATGGTGAATCAGCTATTAAGGAATTAATGGCTGTCATGAAAACGATGACGAAATAA
- the copZ gene encoding copper chaperone CopZ: METLKVQGMSCNHCVKSVEGSVGNLTGVSSVKVDLGSGDVSIEFDSEKTSLDQIKETIEEQGYDIV; this comes from the coding sequence ATAGAAACATTAAAAGTACAAGGAATGTCATGTAATCATTGCGTCAAGTCAGTCGAAGGTAGTGTGGGCAATCTTACAGGTGTTTCTTCCGTGAAAGTGGATCTTGGAAGTGGTGATGTTTCAATAGAGTTTGATAGTGAGAAAACATCATTAGATCAGATTAAAGAAACAATCGAAGAGCAAGGGTATGACATCGTTTAA
- the spoIIP gene encoding stage II sporulation protein P, producing MKKSLKIWSSLIFILFIIPIILEQIPRAIPKDTAVVPIDERKLVYAANIIEPEPEVQIGMRALLYTTHSQEAFEPITLKHNGKIAVYHSETNIMNLSKTIKSQLELNDIKADIIDVDITAEMNKAGIPFHKSYDIVRPYVEKTLNDVNYDIILDIHRDSLKANRTTITHKGEKFAQVVFVIGGDHANFKLNQQLAEKLMAGMEQIVPNITKSIVFKSGHGVDGKYNQDLSKRLLLVEIGGIGNDEAELNRTSAVLAKAVSQILKSEAQSKK from the coding sequence ATGAAAAAATCGTTGAAAATTTGGAGTTCACTCATCTTCATCCTTTTTATTATACCTATCATTTTGGAACAGATTCCAAGAGCAATACCTAAAGATACAGCAGTTGTTCCAATCGATGAGCGAAAATTAGTTTATGCAGCAAATATCATCGAACCGGAACCTGAAGTCCAGATAGGAATGCGTGCACTTTTATACACTACACATTCGCAGGAAGCATTCGAACCCATAACACTAAAGCATAACGGGAAAATTGCGGTTTATCATTCGGAAACAAATATTATGAATCTCAGTAAAACGATAAAATCTCAGCTGGAGCTAAATGATATAAAAGCTGATATTATCGACGTCGACATTACAGCGGAAATGAATAAGGCAGGAATCCCTTTTCACAAATCGTATGATATTGTAAGGCCGTATGTAGAGAAAACGTTGAACGATGTGAATTATGACATCATACTCGACATTCATCGAGATTCACTTAAAGCGAATAGGACGACAATCACTCATAAAGGGGAAAAGTTTGCGCAAGTCGTTTTTGTTATCGGTGGTGATCATGCTAATTTCAAATTGAATCAACAATTAGCTGAGAAACTGATGGCCGGCATGGAGCAGATAGTGCCAAATATAACTAAAAGTATCGTATTCAAATCAGGTCATGGCGTGGATGGGAAGTATAACCAGGATCTTAGTAAAAGACTTCTTCTCGTTGAAATAGGTGGCATTGGAAATGATGAAGCGGAACTAAACAGGACATCGGCTGTACTTGCGAAAGCTGTTTCTCAGATATTAAAAAGCGAAGCGCAATCTAAAAAATAA